One Kribbella sp. NBC_00662 genomic region harbors:
- a CDS encoding acetylxylan esterase — MRDPENATVEVEFPDDFDEFWAAGMADCASYPLDPVFIEMPTLSTDKVVVHDLRYTSYGGLRIAGWYTIPRDHPKPLPALVTIPGYISEPTIPKEWSELGYAALAVAPRGKLRSNETFNPGYPGLLTHNIVDPNTYGYRGFYLDVVRAVEVLLDRPDVDSHRIGLQGSSQGGGLGISTAALLPDVIRCVAAGAPYLCGIMTAPTLTRSYPYEEINEYLRIHPKDVDRVRETVAYYDGLNFAPKVQAPTLLYVGLEDDVCPPETGFALHRALTCETTLRTYPHCAHHAGLPDVMRVVEDFLAEHLTPGR; from the coding sequence TTGAGAGACCCCGAGAATGCGACCGTCGAGGTCGAGTTTCCCGACGATTTCGACGAGTTCTGGGCAGCCGGGATGGCGGACTGTGCGTCGTACCCGCTGGACCCCGTCTTCATCGAGATGCCGACGCTCTCCACGGACAAGGTGGTTGTCCACGACCTGCGCTACACGAGCTACGGCGGTCTGCGGATCGCCGGCTGGTATACCATTCCGCGCGATCATCCGAAGCCGTTGCCTGCTCTCGTCACGATCCCCGGCTACATCTCGGAGCCGACGATTCCGAAGGAGTGGTCCGAGCTCGGGTACGCCGCGCTCGCGGTGGCGCCACGCGGCAAGTTGAGGTCGAACGAGACGTTCAACCCGGGCTACCCGGGGCTGCTGACGCACAACATCGTCGACCCCAACACGTACGGGTACCGCGGGTTCTACCTCGATGTCGTGCGTGCGGTCGAAGTGCTACTGGATCGTCCCGATGTCGACAGTCACCGGATCGGACTACAAGGGTCGAGCCAGGGCGGCGGTCTCGGGATCTCCACGGCCGCTCTGCTCCCGGACGTGATCCGATGCGTGGCGGCCGGTGCGCCGTACCTCTGCGGGATCATGACCGCGCCGACGCTGACCCGCTCGTACCCGTACGAGGAGATCAACGAGTACCTGCGGATCCACCCGAAGGACGTCGACCGCGTGCGGGAGACCGTCGCGTACTACGACGGGCTGAACTTCGCGCCGAAGGTCCAGGCCCCGACCCTCCTGTACGTCGGGCTCGAGGACGACGTCTGCCCGCCGGAGACCGGGTTCGCACTGCACCGCGCGCTGACCTGTGAAACCACGCTGCGTACCTATCCGCACTGCGCGCACCACGCCGGCCTGCCGGACGTGATGCGGGTCGTCGAGGACTTCCTCGCCGAGCACCTCACCCCGGGACGGTGA
- a CDS encoding acetylxylan esterase encodes MTFDSYWAAVDDELAAIPGRPVLDLVPARTTDEARFYTLRITSTGPYRVYGNLSIPAGDGRFPALLITPRYGSVNNIPHPNDRSRYVVLSLMHRGQRLADEGFTAAYPGLLTMGIDDPATYIYRGIAADCLRAAEFLQGLAEVDPDKLAVTGDDLAVLTAARRPGFSTVRVTDLLFYRAMEARLRSSMYPLEELNDHLRAGSSAAALTTTLSYFDPVRHAPAITARTLFAIDNEDWCASLISATQDAEVYNLTHRDGTDNDFLDAWLADRSGVPAMSKFIA; translated from the coding sequence ATGACCTTCGACAGCTACTGGGCCGCCGTCGACGACGAACTGGCGGCGATCCCGGGCCGGCCCGTGCTCGATCTCGTGCCGGCCCGGACGACCGACGAAGCCAGGTTCTACACGCTGCGCATCACCAGCACCGGCCCGTACCGCGTGTACGGCAACCTCAGCATCCCGGCCGGCGACGGGCGATTCCCCGCCCTGCTCATCACCCCGCGCTACGGCAGCGTCAACAACATCCCGCATCCGAACGACCGCAGCCGGTACGTCGTACTCAGCCTCATGCACCGCGGTCAACGCCTCGCCGACGAGGGGTTCACGGCGGCGTACCCGGGACTGTTGACGATGGGCATCGACGATCCCGCGACATACATCTACCGAGGCATCGCGGCCGACTGTCTCCGCGCAGCGGAGTTCCTCCAAGGACTGGCCGAGGTGGATCCGGACAAGCTCGCCGTGACCGGCGACGACCTGGCGGTGCTGACGGCCGCGCGGCGTCCTGGGTTCAGCACGGTGCGCGTGACGGATCTCCTGTTCTACAGGGCGATGGAGGCACGACTCCGCTCATCGATGTATCCGCTCGAAGAGCTGAACGATCACCTGCGGGCAGGCTCCTCAGCCGCGGCCCTCACAACCACACTGTCGTACTTCGATCCGGTCCGGCACGCTCCCGCGATCACGGCCCGCACTTTGTTTGCCATCGACAACGAAGACTGGTGCGCGTCGCTGATCTCGGCCACCCAGGACGCCGAGGTCTACAACCTGACTCACCGAGACGGCACCGACAACGACTTCCTCGATGCCTGGCTCGCGGACCGATCCGGAGTACCCGCCATGTCGAAGTTCATCGCATGA
- the ligD gene encoding non-homologous end-joining DNA ligase — translation MPGTSKPDETRDGVDLTNLDQPLFDGAEATKRDLVDYLDAVHERILPELRERPLSVIRIRPGQPKFMQKNVPKYTPDWVKTVPVWAEASKREVSYALCDDRRTLLWFANQRAVEYHPTLMRADRWDRVTHLVLDLDPPEGETFEMAVQAALLVRQALTDSGLSGAVKTSGAKGVHVIVPIVDTISIEDAAAATRAIAARAEKIDPAVATTAYIKEDRHGKVFVDSTRSGGATIVAAYSPRVRPGTTVSYPVGWDDLESVTPRDFTVRNAIELLGDRDPWADELPAPQDLPEDLLEEGRAIPVARVVAMHEGKRRKRAREAAEKES, via the coding sequence GTGCCGGGCACAAGCAAGCCGGATGAGACGCGGGACGGCGTAGACCTGACCAACTTGGATCAGCCGTTGTTCGACGGGGCGGAGGCAACCAAGCGGGACCTGGTCGACTACCTGGACGCGGTGCACGAGCGGATCCTCCCGGAGTTGCGGGAGCGGCCGCTGTCGGTGATCCGGATCCGTCCGGGGCAGCCGAAGTTCATGCAGAAGAACGTCCCCAAGTACACGCCGGACTGGGTGAAGACCGTGCCGGTCTGGGCCGAGGCGTCGAAGCGCGAGGTGTCCTATGCCCTGTGCGACGACCGGCGGACGTTGCTGTGGTTCGCCAACCAGCGTGCGGTCGAGTACCACCCGACGCTGATGCGCGCCGACCGCTGGGATCGCGTCACGCATCTCGTCCTCGATCTCGACCCGCCGGAGGGCGAGACGTTCGAGATGGCGGTGCAGGCCGCGCTCCTCGTACGCCAGGCGCTGACGGACTCCGGCCTCTCCGGTGCGGTCAAGACCAGCGGAGCGAAGGGCGTGCACGTGATCGTGCCGATCGTCGACACGATCTCGATCGAGGATGCCGCGGCTGCGACAAGGGCGATCGCGGCGCGGGCCGAGAAGATCGATCCGGCGGTCGCGACCACGGCGTACATCAAGGAGGATCGGCACGGGAAGGTGTTCGTCGACTCCACCCGTTCCGGCGGAGCGACGATCGTCGCGGCGTACAGCCCGCGGGTCCGGCCCGGTACGACGGTCTCGTACCCGGTGGGCTGGGACGACCTGGAGAGCGTCACCCCACGCGACTTCACCGTACGGAACGCGATCGAACTGCTGGGCGACCGCGACCCGTGGGCCGACGAACTCCCGGCGCCGCAGGATCTCCCCGAGGACCTGCTGGAGGAAGGCCGCGCGATCCCGGTCGCCCGAGTTGTCGCGATGCACGAAGGCAAACGCCGCAAACGCGCCCGCGAGGCCGCCGAGAAGGAGTCCTAG